In Lotus japonicus ecotype B-129 chromosome 5, LjGifu_v1.2, one genomic interval encodes:
- the LOC130719088 gene encoding uncharacterized mitochondrial protein AtMg00810-like, giving the protein MAYILLYVDDIILITSTQDLRRQIMSLLASEFAMKDLGPLSYFLGIAVHRHPHGLFLSQSTYASEIIERAGMASCKPSAAPVDTKQKLSTSSGTPYENPTLYRSLAGALQYLTFTRPDIFYDVQQVFLHMHAPCTDHMLALKCILRYVQGTIHFGLSLTPSPIQKLISYTDADWGGCPDTRRSTSGYCVFLGDNLISWSSKRQPTLSRSNAEAEYRGVANVVSESCWLRNLLLELHFPLPRATLLYCDNVSAIYLSGNPVQHQRTKHIEMDIHFVREKVARGQVRVLHVPSRYQIADIFTKGLPRVLFDDFRTSLIVRDPPASTAGV; this is encoded by the coding sequence ATGGCATACATCCtactttatgttgatgacatcatcctcaTCACTTCCACTCAGGATCTTCGACGTCAGATCATGTCTCTCTTGGCCTCTGAATTTGCGATGAAGGATCTAGGCCCTCTGAGCTATTTTCTGGGCATTGCCGTTCATCGCCATCCTCATGGCCTCTTTCTGAGTCAGAGTACTTATGCCTCAGAGATTATTGAGCGTGCTGGCATGGCGTCCTGCAAACCGTCTGCCGCTCCTGTTGACACAAAACAGAAGCTCAGCACCTCCTCCGGCACTCCTTATGAGAATCCCACTCTATATCGGAGTCTTGCAGGTGCATTACAGTATCTCACTTTTACTCGCCCTGATATCTTTTATGATGTTCAgcaggttttccttcacatgCATGCTCCTTGCACGGATCACATGCTTGCTCTCAAATGCATCCTGCGTTATGTTCAGGGTACTATTCATTTTGGCTTGTCTTTGACCCCATCTCCCATTCAGAAGCTCATTTCTTACactgatgctgattggggtgGATGTCCTGACACTCGACGTTCCACGTCTGGCTATTGTGTATTCCTTGGTGACAACCTCATCTCCTGGTCTTCTAAACGGCAGCCTACTCTCTCCCGTTCCAATGCTGAGGCTGAGTACCGAGGTGTAGCtaatgttgtttctgaatctTGTTGGCTTCGTAATCTTCTCCTGGAGCTTCACTTTCCGCTTCCACGGGCCACTTTGCTGTATTGTGacaatgttagtgccatctaTCTCTCTGGTAATCCTGTGCAGCATCAACGTACAAAACATATTGAGATGGATATTCATTTTGTTCGGGAAAAGGTAGCACGTGGTCAGGTACGagttcttcatgttccttcccgaTACCAgattgcagatatcttcaccaaAGGTCTTCCCCGTGTTCTTTTCGATGATTTTCGGACCAGTCTAATCGTCCGTGAccctcccgcttcgactgcaggggtgtga
- the LOC130719087 gene encoding uncharacterized protein LOC130719087 — MNCTLGISVIWWSWKWRCQRIFEDQAATINQVLPCVLPDEALWRSTLFQKQGQQHIAAGPALDFTATPIVRLTVDGSWNPHVRRMGCAVVLRDCSSNWKSATSVSFDHGMAFLAEIKVVELGILHSLDLGFTNIPPDTPSSCAAAPAALSPRPSAAPRYASLYLTQVVPKKGGMTVITNDKNELIPTRTVTGWRMCIDYRKLNKATRKDHFPLPFMDQMLERLSGQAFYCFLDGYSRYNQITVNPEDQEKTAFTCPFGVFAYRKMPFGLCNAPATFQRCMLAIFSDLVEKIIEVFMDDFSVFGASFDLCLENLDTVLKRCVETNLVLNWEKCHFMVTEGIVLGHKISSRGIEVDKAKVEVIEKLPAPTNVKAIRSFLGHAGFYRRFIKDFSKIAKPLSNLLNKDSSFLFDSACLAAFEQLKQSLISAPVIIAPDWKLNFELMCDASDYAVGAVLGQRKEKIFHAIHYARKVLNEVEINYATTEKELLAIVFALENFRSYLIGSKVVIYTDHAAIRYLLTKPDSKPRLIRWILLLQEFDLEIKDKSGKENPVADHLSRLVNDEVTTKENDIADAFPDEKLFLVQERPWFADMANFKAGGNIPDEYNYHQKKKFLKDATQFVWDDPYLFKAGADGILRRWVEAMATPKADGKTVIKFLTKNIFNRFGAPRVIISDGGSHFVNSQLAKALEHYGVKHNVASPYHPQTNGQAEVSNREIKKILEKTVSSSRKDWSQKLDDALLAYRTAYKSPIGLTPFQLVYGKACHLPVELEHKAYWALKFLNFDLNLAAEHRKNQLHQLEEMRLQAYESSKLYKEKVKKYHDNKIIKKTFRRSQRVLLFNSRLRLFPGKLKTKWSGPFVVKDVKPYGVVELEDP, encoded by the exons ATGAATTGTACTCTTGGAATCTCAGTCATATGGTGGTCCTGGAAGTGGCGGTGCCAGCGTATCTTTGAGGATCAGGCTGCTACCATCAACCAAGTCCTTCCTTGTGTGTTGCCTGATGAAGCTCTCTGGCGCTCAACTCTATTCCAAAAGCAGGGACAACAACATATAGCAGCTGGACCTGCTCTTGATTTTACTGCAACACCGATCGTTCGCCTGACTGTGGATGGGAGTTGGAATCCTCATGTTCGTCGGATGGGTTGTGCGGTGGTGTTAAGGGACTGCTCAAGCAATTGGAAGTCTGCAACCTCCGTGAGCTTCGACCATGGCATGGCTTTTCTGGCGGAAATCAAAGTTGTTGAACTTGGTATACTGCACTCGCTTGACCTTGGCTTTACGAACATT CCGCCAGACACACCTTCTTCCTGCGCCGCCGCGCCAGCAGCCCTCTCGCCGCGCCCAAGCGCCGCGCCGCGCTATGCGTCCCTCTACCTCACACAG GTAGTTCCAAAGAAAGGAGGCATGACTGTGATCACTAATGACAAGAATGAGCTGATTCCGACAAGAACAGTCACAGGTTGGAGAATGTGTATAGATTACAGGAAGCTGAACAAGGCCACCAGAAAGGACCATTTCCCATTACCATTCATGGATCAGATGTTGGAGAGATTATCTGGGCAGGCATTCTATTGTTTTCTTGATGGATACTCACGCTACAATCAAATTACAGTCAATCCAGAAGACCAGGAGAAAACAGCTTTCACATGTCCCTTTGGTGTTTTTGCTTATAGGAAAATGCCATTTGGATTGTGTAATGCTCCAGCAACCTTTCAGAGATGCATGCTTGCAATATTTTCAGATTTGGTGGAGAAGATCATTGAGGTTTTCATGGATGATTTCTCAGTATTTGGTGCTTCCTTTGATTTATGCTTGGAAAACTTGGACACCGTACTGAAGCGGTGTGTGGAAACAAATCTAGTTCTAAACTGGGAAAAGTGTCACTTCATGGTGACGGAAGGAATTGTTCTTGGGCACAAAATCTCATCAAGAGGAATTGAAGTGGACAAAGCAAAAGTGGAAGTTATTGAAAAGCTACCAGCACCAACAAATGTCAAAGCCATTAGGAGCTTTCTTGGACATGCTGGATTTTACAGACGCTTCATCAAAGACTTCTCCAAGATTGCCAAGCCATTGAGCAATCTCTTGAATAAGgattcttcttttctctttgaTAGTGCATGTTTAGCAGCTTTTGAACAATTAAAACAAAGTTTGATTTCTGCTCCTGTTATTATTGCTCCGGATTGGAAACTTAACTTTGAACTTATGTGTGATGCCAGTGATTATGCAGTCGGAGCAGTTTTAGgacaaagaaaagagaaaatcttCCATGCAATTCACTATGCTAGAAAAGTTTTAAATGAAGTTGAAATAAATTATGCCACAACTGAAAAAGAATTGTTGGCAATAGTATTTGCATTGGAAAACTTTAGAAGTTACTTGATAGGCTCAAAAGTTGTCATATATACTGATCATGCAGCTATCAGGTATCTTCTAACCAAACCGGATTCTAAACCAAGACTGATAAGATGGATTTTGTTGTTGCAGGAATTTGATTTAGAAATCAAAGACAAAAGCGGAAAGGAAAATCCGGTAGCTGACCATTTATCAAGGCTGGTGAATGATGAGGTGACCacaaaagaaaatgatataGCAGATGCATTTCCTGATGAAAAGCTCTTTCTAGTTCAGGAAAGACCATGGTTTGCTGATATGGCCAACTTCAAAGCTGGAGGCAATATCCCTGATGAATATAACTATCATCAGAAAAAGAAGTTTCTCAAGGATGCTACTCAATTCGTGTGGGATGACCCTTATCTATTCAAAGCAGGAGCTGATGGGATACTCAGAAG ATGGGTGGAAGCAATGGCAACACCAAAAGCTGATGGCAAAACTGTAATTAAATTCCTAACGAAGAACATTTTCAACCGTTTCGGAGCACCAAGAGTGATTATTAGTGATGGAGGTTCTCATTTTGTCAATTCTCAATTGGCCAAGGCATTGGAGCATTATGGAGTCAAGCACAATGTAGCATCACCTTaccatccacaaaccaatggacaAGCGGAGGTATCTAACAGAGAAATTAAGAAGATCTTGGAGAAAACAGTGTCAAGTTCCAGGAAGGATTGGTCTCAAAAGCTTGATGATGCTCTATTGGCATATAGGACTGCATACAAATCCCCGATAGGCTTAACCCCTTTTCAATTGGTCTATGGCAAAGCTTGTCATTTACCAGTTGAATTGGAGCACAAAGCCTATTGGGCTCTTAAATTTCTAAACTTTGATTTGAATCTTGCAGCTGAGCATAGGAAGAATCAATTGCATCAGTTAGAAGAAATGAGGCTTCAAGCCTATGAATCTTCCAAACTGTACAAGGAAAAGGTGAAAAAATACCATGACAACAAGATCATCAAGAAGACCTTCAGGCGAAGTCAACGTGTACTCTTATTCAATTCCAGGTTGAGGTTATTCCCTGGAAAGCTCAAAACCAAATGGTCAGGTCCGTTTGTGGTTAAAGATGTCAAGCCTTATGGTGTGGTTGAGTTAGAGGACCCATAA